The Thermus oshimai DSM 12092 genome includes a window with the following:
- a CDS encoding FtsX-like permease family protein produces the protein MTLLRLAWRNLLRQKRRTGLLSLVVIYVTVAVLFMFGFLDGYGESLVEAYGAYVEAPVEVARRAYWEDPDPNQGFSALPALAHPLVQAATPRLAFYALLRSPYRLEGGVVLGVDPEGEKALSRVPYKVAEGRWLSAPGEVVLGAKLAERLDVRLGERLVVEASALKGPQALGLAVVGILRAGVSNVDYGGVYVHLEDARALTGALATHLALKVPRGREAQVAAELNALLPEDLLAKGVWDLMGPIRADYEGSRLFYIPLLLLFMLLAAVAVVSTTYVSVRERLREFAVVESLGLTPWGLAGLVALEAALASLVGLALGLLLGYGLLAYTSTHNVFGPLMRLSMELLPESGLSEALYTAVRPVYAFYAGAVVVFSGLLALLFPGRLVLGLSLPRYLKGE, from the coding sequence ATGACCCTCTTAAGGCTCGCCTGGCGCAACCTCCTGAGGCAGAAGCGGCGCACCGGCCTTCTCTCCTTGGTGGTGATCTACGTAACCGTGGCCGTCCTCTTCATGTTCGGCTTCCTGGACGGCTACGGGGAGAGCCTGGTGGAGGCCTACGGGGCCTATGTGGAGGCCCCGGTGGAGGTGGCCCGCCGGGCCTACTGGGAGGACCCGGACCCAAACCAGGGGTTTTCGGCCCTGCCCGCCCTGGCCCACCCCCTGGTGCAGGCCGCGACCCCGAGGCTCGCCTTCTACGCCCTCCTCCGCTCCCCCTACCGCCTCGAGGGGGGCGTGGTCCTGGGGGTGGACCCGGAAGGGGAGAAGGCCCTTTCTCGGGTGCCCTATAAGGTGGCGGAGGGGCGCTGGCTTTCCGCCCCCGGGGAGGTGGTCTTGGGGGCCAAGCTCGCCGAGCGCCTGGACGTCCGCCTGGGGGAGCGGCTGGTGGTGGAGGCGAGCGCCCTAAAGGGCCCCCAGGCCCTGGGCCTCGCCGTGGTGGGGATCCTGCGGGCGGGGGTGTCCAACGTGGACTACGGCGGGGTGTACGTGCACCTGGAGGACGCCCGGGCCCTCACCGGGGCCCTGGCCACCCACCTGGCCCTGAAGGTGCCCCGGGGGAGGGAGGCCCAGGTGGCCGCGGAGCTCAACGCCCTCCTCCCGGAAGACCTCCTGGCCAAGGGGGTTTGGGACCTCATGGGGCCCATCCGGGCGGACTACGAGGGCAGCCGCCTCTTCTACATCCCCCTCCTCCTCCTTTTCATGCTCCTGGCGGCGGTGGCGGTGGTGAGCACCACCTACGTTTCCGTGCGGGAGCGGCTTAGGGAGTTTGCGGTGGTGGAAAGCCTGGGCCTCACCCCTTGGGGCCTTGCGGGGCTGGTGGCCCTGGAGGCCGCCCTGGCCAGCCTGGTGGGCCTGGCCCTAGGCCTCCTGCTGGGCTATGGCCTTCTCGCCTACACCTCCACCCACAACGTCTTCGGCCCCCTCATGCGGCTTTCCATGGAGCTTTTGCCGGAGTCCGGCCTCTCCGAAGCCCTTTACACCGCCGTGCGGCCCGTTTACGCCTTCTACGCGGGGGCGGTGGTGGTCTTCTCCGGCCTCCTGGCCCTCCTCTTCCCGGGGCGGCTTGTCCTCGGGCTTTCCCTGCCCCGGTACCTGAAAGGAGAGTGA
- a CDS encoding outer membrane lipoprotein-sorting protein, protein MRRLSWLLLLALALAQSPAEKLRAVLDRLRGPEHQAVYVLKVVRPQSERVYRLKVYTDGQRAHLRVLEPRSEAGQAFLSLGAELYLYDPRLGRTLRLPPTGRSERFLGSDLTYQDLMGRDLEELFTVSEEKGVLVLLPKPQAPTPYGRVEVYLKEDLPERILYYDQRGQAVRELRLSAYQRFSGTVLPGRMELLDLLRPGYRTVVEIGEVKVGPVPPACFNPLALERGC, encoded by the coding sequence ATGCGGCGCCTTTCCTGGCTCCTCCTCTTAGCCCTGGCTCTGGCCCAAAGCCCCGCGGAGAAGCTCAGGGCGGTCTTGGACCGCTTAAGGGGCCCGGAGCACCAGGCGGTCTATGTCCTCAAGGTGGTCCGGCCCCAATCCGAAAGGGTCTACCGCCTCAAGGTGTACACCGACGGCCAAAGGGCCCACCTCCGGGTGCTGGAGCCCCGCTCGGAGGCTGGGCAGGCCTTCCTTTCCCTGGGCGCGGAGCTTTACCTTTACGACCCCCGCTTAGGCCGCACCCTCCGCCTCCCCCCCACGGGCCGGAGCGAGCGCTTTCTGGGCTCCGACCTCACCTACCAGGACCTCATGGGCCGGGACCTGGAGGAGCTCTTCACCGTGAGCGAGGAGAAGGGGGTCCTGGTCCTCCTCCCCAAGCCCCAGGCCCCCACGCCCTACGGCCGGGTGGAGGTTTACCTCAAGGAGGACCTTCCCGAGCGCATCCTCTACTACGACCAGCGGGGCCAGGCGGTGCGCGAGCTTCGCCTTTCGGCCTACCAGCGCTTTTCCGGCACGGTCCTCCCTGGGCGGATGGAGCTCCTGGACCTCCTGCGCCCGGGCTACCGCACGGTGGTGGAGATCGGTGAGGTCAAGGTAGGGCCGGTGCCGCCCGCCTGCTTCAACCCCCTGGCCCTGGAAAGGGGGTGCTAG
- a CDS encoding ABC transporter permease: protein MFRLAWRNLLRTPGRSLTTLGVVALVVFLSLLFLSVYAGAFDAFLRLILERTGHLVVRVEGYREKEDLESLAFTPPPLDLPPGATLEGALEGAALLIAGERSRAVSLTGLEPEAFRREKRALSAGRLPEAPGEALLGEALARALRVGLGDEVVAYAPGGLGLGVYPFRVVGLLDLPETQLEARTLLVPLEDAQLLLAPGRVTLLRVWLPGVGLYEMAPLEALKGELSPRLPGLSVETWLEANPLYAALLPLYDVVMGVYVGIFFALAGLILLNALYLSLVERIREFGLLAALGLTGRRVMALVLWESLLLVGVGAGVGLLLGLGVHLTLADGFRLPLPQALLEQYREFGLPEVLYGRLSPKDLLLTLGYAVGVAVLAALWPAYLASRLEPVEAMRYVP from the coding sequence GTGTTCCGCCTGGCCTGGCGCAACCTCCTGAGGACCCCGGGCCGGAGCCTCACCACCTTGGGGGTGGTGGCCCTGGTGGTCTTCCTCTCCCTCCTTTTCCTCTCCGTCTACGCCGGGGCCTTTGACGCCTTTTTGCGTCTCATCCTGGAGCGCACGGGCCACCTGGTGGTGCGGGTGGAGGGCTACCGGGAGAAGGAGGACCTGGAGAGCCTGGCCTTCACCCCACCCCCCCTGGACCTGCCCCCTGGGGCCACCCTCGAGGGGGCCCTGGAGGGGGCGGCCCTCCTCATCGCCGGGGAGCGGAGCCGGGCGGTGAGCCTCACGGGCCTGGAGCCGGAGGCCTTCCGCCGGGAGAAGCGGGCCCTCTCCGCGGGCCGCCTGCCCGAGGCCCCCGGGGAGGCCCTTCTGGGGGAGGCTTTGGCCCGGGCCCTTAGGGTGGGCCTCGGGGACGAGGTGGTGGCCTACGCTCCCGGGGGCTTGGGCCTGGGGGTGTACCCCTTCCGGGTGGTGGGGCTTTTGGACCTGCCGGAAACCCAGCTGGAGGCCCGCACCCTCCTGGTGCCCCTGGAGGACGCCCAGCTCCTCCTGGCCCCGGGCCGGGTGACCCTCCTCAGGGTTTGGCTTCCCGGGGTGGGGCTTTACGAGATGGCCCCCCTGGAGGCCCTGAAGGGGGAGCTCAGCCCCAGGCTCCCCGGCCTCAGCGTGGAAACCTGGCTGGAGGCCAACCCCCTCTACGCGGCCCTCCTGCCCCTTTACGACGTGGTCATGGGGGTGTACGTGGGGATCTTCTTCGCGCTGGCGGGGCTCATCCTCCTAAACGCCCTCTACCTCAGCCTGGTGGAGCGCATCCGGGAGTTCGGCCTCCTGGCCGCCTTGGGGCTTACGGGCCGGCGGGTCATGGCCCTGGTCCTTTGGGAAAGCCTCCTCCTGGTGGGGGTGGGGGCGGGGGTGGGGCTTCTTCTGGGGCTTGGGGTGCACCTTACGCTGGCGGACGGTTTCCGGCTTCCCCTCCCCCAGGCCCTTTTGGAGCAGTACCGGGAGTTCGGCCTCCCCGAGGTGCTCTACGGTAGGCTTTCGCCCAAGGACCTCCTCCTCACCCTGGGCTACGCGGTGGGGGTGGCCGTCCTGGCCGCCTTGTGGCCCGCCTACCTGGCCTCGAGGCTGGAGCCGGTGGAGGCCATGCGCTACGTGCCGTAA
- a CDS encoding ABC transporter ATP-binding protein — protein sequence MPIIEAKGVTKVYRGDGVETWALRGVDLQVEAGEFTALVGPSGSGKSTLLHLLAGLDLPTEGEVWVGGVRLDRLSRAERARFRLGRVGLVFQAYNLLPVLTALENAGFILELRGVPRRVREEKALWALEALGLKDKAHRRPHQLSGGEQQRVAVARALAAEPLLVLADEPTANLDSQNGLALIERMKALNRERGVTFLFSTHDPRLLAHVGRVVRLEDGRIVGEERR from the coding sequence GTGCCCATCATAGAGGCCAAGGGCGTGACCAAGGTGTACCGGGGGGACGGGGTGGAGACCTGGGCCCTGAGGGGGGTGGACCTCCAGGTGGAGGCGGGGGAGTTCACCGCCTTGGTGGGGCCTTCCGGTTCGGGGAAAAGCACCCTCCTCCACCTCCTCGCGGGGCTGGACCTGCCCACCGAGGGGGAGGTCTGGGTGGGGGGGGTGCGCCTGGACCGGCTCTCCCGTGCGGAAAGGGCCCGCTTCCGCCTAGGGCGGGTGGGACTCGTCTTCCAGGCCTACAACCTCCTCCCCGTCCTCACCGCGCTGGAAAACGCGGGCTTCATCCTGGAGCTCAGAGGAGTCCCGAGAAGGGTGCGGGAGGAGAAGGCCCTTTGGGCCCTGGAGGCCTTGGGCCTCAAGGACAAGGCCCACCGCCGCCCCCACCAGCTTTCCGGGGGGGAGCAGCAGCGGGTGGCCGTGGCCCGGGCCCTGGCCGCGGAGCCCCTCTTGGTCCTGGCGGACGAGCCCACGGCCAACCTGGACTCCCAGAACGGCCTGGCCCTCATTGAGCGCATGAAGGCCCTGAACCGGGAGCGGGGGGTGACCTTCCTCTTCTCCACCCACGACCCCCGGCTTCTCGCCCACGTGGGCCGGGTGGTGCGCCTCGAGGACGGGCGGATCGTGGGGGAGGAGCGCCGCTAG
- a CDS encoding PucR family transcriptional regulator yields the protein MKAGEFVPPDLSFSALVGDLGLPLLHPSDRPVLHLLEAPRPVPVEGALVLFPPPSLYPYRGASGFLVREPTEALLAFAQKEGLGVAAYPPWLAQEELEKAIRQRLFQKAGGMALAGLLDLFLKLPDRALLEVLHQATGLALARVAPWGEVLGFAGPVPPRHPQEAGAGPGWLALEAGEGLLVAYGEEALLGRARGLLEVASRLLRLRGLERSLERMQEESLGAALLEGLILGEAEPERLFAFGFAEGVEWVLALAEPPPVPGRHRLAEERRREATLELRRRAGAFLDRLGVPYLLAPRGNRVVALWQVHHPGREAEGLLKTLLPGSRLGYSAVHAGAEVEEAYREALIALKAARSGEALAFTALDPVAFVLLQQSPEDLKALVERYLPLPPKLLKTLEVYLDTAATSRKEHLLEAAEKLHIHPNTLRYRLKRIEALLGPLTRPETLARVHLALRARDLLAG from the coding sequence ATGAAGGCGGGAGAATTTGTACCCCCAGACCTATCCTTCAGCGCCCTGGTGGGAGACCTGGGCCTCCCCCTCCTCCACCCCTCGGACCGGCCGGTGCTCCACCTTCTGGAGGCCCCAAGGCCCGTGCCCGTGGAAGGGGCCTTGGTCCTCTTCCCGCCCCCAAGCCTCTACCCCTACCGGGGGGCGAGCGGTTTCCTGGTGCGGGAACCCACGGAGGCCCTTCTGGCCTTTGCCCAAAAGGAGGGCCTAGGGGTGGCGGCCTACCCCCCCTGGCTGGCCCAGGAGGAGCTGGAGAAGGCCATCCGGCAGAGGCTTTTCCAGAAGGCGGGGGGGATGGCCCTGGCGGGGCTTTTGGACCTCTTCCTGAAGCTTCCCGACCGGGCCCTTCTGGAGGTCCTTCACCAGGCCACGGGGCTGGCCCTGGCCCGGGTGGCCCCCTGGGGGGAGGTGCTGGGCTTCGCGGGGCCCGTGCCCCCCAGGCACCCCCAGGAGGCGGGGGCGGGGCCGGGGTGGCTGGCCCTGGAGGCGGGGGAGGGGCTCCTTGTGGCCTACGGGGAGGAGGCCCTTCTGGGAAGGGCCCGGGGGCTTTTGGAGGTGGCCTCGAGGCTCCTCAGGCTCCGGGGCCTAGAGCGGAGCCTGGAAAGGATGCAGGAAGAAAGCCTGGGGGCGGCCCTTCTGGAGGGCCTCATCCTGGGGGAGGCGGAACCGGAGCGCCTTTTCGCCTTCGGCTTCGCGGAAGGGGTGGAGTGGGTCCTGGCCCTGGCCGAGCCCCCGCCCGTCCCCGGGCGGCACCGCCTGGCGGAGGAAAGGCGGCGGGAGGCCACCTTGGAGCTCAGAAGGCGGGCCGGGGCCTTCCTGGACCGGCTGGGCGTCCCCTACCTCCTCGCCCCCCGGGGGAACCGGGTGGTGGCCCTGTGGCAGGTGCACCACCCGGGGAGGGAGGCGGAGGGGCTCCTAAAGACCCTCCTTCCCGGAAGCCGCCTGGGCTACTCCGCGGTGCACGCGGGGGCCGAGGTGGAGGAGGCCTACCGGGAGGCCCTGATCGCCCTCAAGGCCGCCCGGAGCGGGGAGGCCCTGGCCTTCACCGCCTTGGACCCCGTGGCCTTCGTCCTCCTGCAGCAGTCCCCGGAGGACCTCAAGGCCCTGGTGGAGCGCTACCTGCCCCTCCCCCCCAAGCTCCTCAAGACCCTCGAGGTCTACCTGGACACCGCCGCCACCTCCCGGAAGGAGCACCTCCTGGAGGCCGCGGAAAAGCTCCACATCCATCCCAACACCCTCCGCTACCGCCTAAAGCGGATAGAAGCCCTCCTCGGGCCCCTCACCCGCCCCGAGACCCTGGCCCGGGTGCACCTGGCCCTTAGGGCCCGGGACCTGCTGGCGGGGTAG